DNA sequence from the Procambarus clarkii isolate CNS0578487 chromosome 9, FALCON_Pclarkii_2.0, whole genome shotgun sequence genome:
GTCACGGGCACGCTGTTGAAGGCCTGGTCGGTGACAGTGATGCAGCGGTCGATGGTGACAAACTGAGTGACAGTGGGGACGTAGGGACTGTCTACTCTGACGACACGAGGGCTGCTGTACCTTCCACCAGCGTAAGGAGGAGACCCAGCTGTGTCGCCAACCGTGACCTGTGGTCCGCTCTGAGGAGCCGGCCCAGAACCGACACTCTGCTCGGGTGCACTGGTGGTAGACGAAGCTGGGAACGAGCTATCGCCGAGAACTGCAACTCTAGGAGTATTAGCACCCTTAAGGAGGGAGCCAAGATCAAGCAAGTTACCTTCGGGCCCTTTGGTCTTTATAGGGATCGTTCTGGCCACACCCAAGATTGTAGCAAGAGTGGCAGTAGGAGGTAAAGTGCTGGTTTGTGTGGCGTTAGACGTTCCTATGATGTAACCCTGAGGGAAGCGTTTTGGTTTCTAATAAAAGTAAtcaaattataaatttaataattcCATTAACTTTCCTAATGTCTTAAAATACTTTGAGTGAAGACTTGCCAGTACTCTATCTCTGGAAGTTATGGAAGTCAAAGTACAAAAAAGTCTTCACATATGCAAATGGTATTAGCAATGTCAACCTTTAAGTTGAccgaaggatgaaagattaagatGAATCAAAGCAAAGTAATTTATCACCTGAACAGTTCCAAGCTGCAAGGATGAGAGCGCCACGAGAAGCATAGTCAGGGTCGCTGACGGACACATCTGTTAAAAGTAGACATTTATCGACAAatgcattgtaaaattttactagtCACCATTGCAGTAACTAGAGAAATGGGGGTGTAAATCAAATGCAAAACCTTCGGTGAATCACTAAGAccttttctccccccctccccccattatcTAGGGGAAGAGTTCAATAACCCTAGTGTATAGTATTGAAAAGTTTGGGACACCGCTAGCAGGGGTATAATGAGATTTTGAATCGTGCCGGTAACAAATGTTTCACCGGCTCTTTGGAAACTTAAGAACGAGAAATTTTATTTTTTGCCCAACAAGACTTTAGTACAAGAAGTTAAAACTGaacggatggggggggggggaagactttGTGAAGGGCATAGGTGGTACTACCGAGGAAAGAAAAAGTTCGAAAAAGTTATGAACGTTAGAAAAAATAAAGCTATATGAACTAAAACTTCGCTACTGATAGCGAATTTTATTACTACCAATGAAAGTAGAAGACTCCTTCGCCTCATGTCAAGCATTTTCCTGAAAAGTATATAAACGAGTGCATCAATTAGTTCCCATAACGGAttgaaggggaaagggggggggggggggggaaggagtttTAAGGGTTAACAATCCATGTTTAATTTCAAAAACATTTCCCCTTTCAAATTATTAGTTTGAAATTTCGTTTCTATGGTTTTATTGAAGTAATGCCTAAAGCAAATTATGTAATTTAATCCCTTTTAAATTGTGTCCAAAGCGATCAGAGACCATCTGAAGTAATTCTAAACTACACCAGAATCCGagcattaatatattttatttgaagggagggggggggggggtgaagaaatTATGGAAATAGCAACATTCCAGGAATGTTACATAAAATAAACATTCCGAAAAATCTTTCCCAAAGTCAGTCAGGTATACGGATATTGTCTGTACAAGTTGGGCGCTTCCTTACTAGCTtggaagagaaaaaaaaaatcttcagTATTTATAGATTTCAGAATATTATCAAGTTAAAAATCTAAACCAACCAAATACTGAAGTTCTGGAAGGTGCTAAATTAACCATAAGAGTCGGTATATCAAGGAATTAATACAAACCCCTTTCCTAACGCCCAACATAAAAAACTCTTACCTTCCCAACGTTCGTACGATAacaaatactaaatatgttatgccaACAGCGTTCAACAGTACAATGAGCGACCACAGCCCGCACTCCTGACGACAACATCTACCCCGTTCCACTACACTACCCTGCCCACCTCTCAAAAGGTCGTTTTCTGCTTGTCAGACAACCCGTCCACGACTCAAGGccattacatccagtggtcgaccccacagacgcattcataaatttttacatattgttcattcaaaacgagaattttcataaatataaattagtattataatatattagcatattgtgcatatataggttaggttaggtttggctaggtgtttaggttctgttggcgattatatatatttgtagtacgtaggtgaagcatttacagcgttgtggttcgaataaaattcgccagtgaagcacttgttccggaagtgttcgaacgaaatcagtcatgagtcgtgtgtaaaccgtttttcattcataaactgggAGTTTGGATGGTACATGGGATCAATTTTGGGTGtttgtttggaggatgggttGAGGATGGGACGGGAGAAAGGAGTGGAAAAGAATGGAAAGGACCGGTCGAAGATTGAGGGCCGACCTGCTAGAAACAAgagcgtcgctctaccatccaggccaagtggttgggtagtcTCTGTAACATTTATTACTATATAATAACTGAAGAAAATTACTCTTCCATCAGAACTTTTTAAAATTTGCTGTTGTATTTTGGTACGTTTGAACGAAGCTTCCTTAAACTAAACTTTCACCGTATTACAATTATTTTCTCATAATTGCATTTTTTCGAGCATTGGTCTAATTTTCCCAATTTTATATTTTGCTCGATGCGAGATCAATTAATTTTTTTCATAGGCATTTATTGTAAATTATAATATATTCGTCTTATAAAACGAATGAGTTTAGCCTTCTGAAGTTGAAAATAAAATAATTCGTTTTGTCAGGGACAgacactattatatatatatatatatatatatatatatatatatatatatatatatatatatatatatatatatatatatatatatatatatatatatatatatatatatatgtcgtacctagtagccagaactcacttctcagcctactatgcatggcccgatttgcctaataagcctagttttcatgaattaatgttttttcgactacctaacctaacctaactttttcggctacctaacctaacctaacctataaagataggttaggttaggttaggtagggttggttaggttcggtcatatatctacgttacttttaactccaataaaaaaaaattgacctcattcataatgaaatgggtagctttatcatttcataagaaaaaaattagagaaaatatattaaatcgggaaaacttggcttaataggcaaatcgggccttgcatagtaggctgagaagtgcgttctggctattaggtacgacatatatatatatatatatatatatatatatatatatatatatatatatatatatatatattagtatattttggtagcagtctttcctgtagacatataatattaaatatgaccgaaaaagtaagattaataattctaacacgaattttctcaatctttcgtacattacgcttcactgttggaggtaaatcaaaaatcacttctcaaaaattcatttttatttctagtctgacgcgacacgggcgcgtttcgtaaaacttattacattttcaaagacttcacaaatacacaactgattagaacgtatctctgattttatatctacatttgagtgaggtggtaagggtgatgtggcattaacacaagacagaacaggaggggatattaatagggtattaaaagtatcaacacaagacagaacagaaacaatgggtattgaatagaagtgtttgtagaaagcctattggtccatatttcttgatgcttctatattggagcggagtcttgaggtgggtagaatatagttgtgcaataattggctgttgattgctggtgttgacttcttgatgtgtagtgcctcgcaaacgtcaagccgcctgctatcgctgtatctatcgatgatttctgtgttgtttactaggatttctctggcgatggtttggttatgggaagagattatatgttccttaatggagccctgttgcttatgcatcgttaaacgcctagaaagagatgttgttgtcttgcctatatactgggtttttggagcttacagtccccaagtgggcatttgaaggcatagacgacattagtctcttttaaagcgttctgttttgtgtctggagagtttctcatgagtaggctggccgtttttctggttttatagtaaatcgtcagttgtatcctctgatttttgtctgtccagacaaaaatcagaggatacaactgattatatatatatatatatatatatatatatatatatatatatatatatatatatatattatatatatatatatatatatatatatatatatatatatatatatgtgtgtatatcacgaaaataaacacgtgattaagaatgtgacaatgtcagaccacggaggaaaaatgaaacaggaaatttccttaagtactttcgtatattaaatacatcttcagaaggtcattttacagatcgagtgatgggtataaataggcaggagagagtggtgaagtaaggtgaggtacaatacttggacaacgcagaaggcccattggcccatcagatgcacccaattagcccatccgatgtagcccaatggcccatctgatacagcagacatacaagcataatacataggtaattataacataaagaggtaaatatatacaataaattagtgagacaaatgtttctcaatgattctacttaaatcgccctttagctgatctattagaaatggatctaagttatatagaccactgctaatattcaaattactttctttggtgatctgtatcaaagcggattcaattatgtttctgttataggtgcttttacaatttgtaaaagcacctataacagaaacataattgaatccgctttgatacagatcaccaaagaaagtaatttgaatattagcagtggtctatataacttagatccatttctaatagatcagctaaagggcgatttaagtagaatcattgaaaaacatttgtctcactaatttattgtatatatttacctctttatgttataattacctatgtattatgcttgtatgtctgctgtatcagatgggccattgggctacatcggatgggctaattgggtgcatctgatgggccaatgggccttctgcgttgtccaagtattgtacctcaccttacttcaccactctct
Encoded proteins:
- the LOC123766107 gene encoding uncharacterized protein; the encoded protein is MLSSGVRAVVAHCTVERCWHNIFSICYRTNVGKMCPSATLTMLLVALSSLQLGTVQGYIIGTSNATQTSTLPPTATLATILGVARTIPIKTKGPEGNLLDLGSLLKGANTPRVAVLGDSSFPASSTTSAPEQSVGSGPAPQSGPQVTVGDTAGSPPYAGGRYSSPRVVRVDSPYVPTVTQFVTIDRCITVTDQAFNSVPVTLTSLNVHTVTAGTRAILQTPVDDRVALQTVLVYKPTSLTVTSVKSDFRIVTEVSLDRVTLAHTSYVIVQSTFTTTATQVVTLSTTLVRTNISTQRTTLTDYRTLTDTVYVNSGYGYRTQ